One bacterium genomic region harbors:
- a CDS encoding CopG family transcriptional regulator codes for MEREPKATIKIPRPLYNHLKSLIAGSGFDSVTDFVVYVLRDIASAPAVPEISGRPYSPNELEAVKTKLRRLGYLD; via the coding sequence ATGGAACGGGAACCCAAGGCGACGATCAAGATACCCCGGCCGCTCTACAACCACCTCAAGTCGCTGATCGCGGGCTCCGGGTTCGATTCGGTCACGGATTTCGTGGTCTACGTGCTGCGCGACATCGCCTCGGCTCCCGCGGTCCCGGAGATTTCGGGACGGCCCTACAGCCCCAACGAGCTGGAAGCGGTCAAGACCAAGCTCCGCCGGCTGGGCTATCTCGACTGA
- a CDS encoding DUF2490 domain-containing protein, with amino-acid sequence MSKRVFVGILLLVPALNAAAADDGDWQIWFGGVAAGNLADSVKAAVEETAYYSNDDGEVYEQYTQPSLSWTALDWLVLGGGCRFVFSKSASGWLQEDRPYLELTLKTDWEGWKVKNRSRVAYRSRETGDDLWRFRNKTTVALPWTLSAWKLGFYLAEEFFFEQEQEGIYRNRAYAGLTLGRILGLETLGGDFYFMWDATEKDWGWQDTYVLGTMAILAF; translated from the coding sequence ATGAGCAAGCGCGTTTTCGTGGGGATACTGCTGCTGGTTCCGGCCCTGAACGCCGCCGCGGCCGACGACGGAGACTGGCAGATATGGTTCGGCGGGGTGGCGGCGGGTAACCTGGCGGATTCCGTCAAAGCCGCCGTGGAGGAGACGGCGTACTACAGCAACGACGACGGGGAGGTCTACGAACAGTACACCCAGCCGTCGCTCTCCTGGACCGCGCTGGACTGGCTGGTCCTGGGCGGCGGCTGCCGGTTCGTCTTCAGCAAATCCGCCTCGGGCTGGCTGCAGGAAGACCGTCCCTACCTGGAGCTGACCCTGAAAACCGACTGGGAAGGCTGGAAAGTCAAGAACCGTTCGCGGGTGGCCTACCGCAGCCGCGAAACCGGGGACGACCTCTGGCGCTTCCGCAACAAGACCACCGTCGCCCTTCCCTGGACGCTCAGCGCCTGGAAGCTCGGGTTCTACCTGGCCGAAGAATTTTTCTTCGAACAGGAGCAGGAAGGCATCTACCGCAACCGCGCTTATGCCGGTCTGACCCTGGGCCGGATTCTGGGGCTGGAGACCCTGGGCGGCGATTTCTATTTCATGTGGGACGCCACCGAGAAGGACTGGGGCTGGCAGGATACCTACGTTCTGGGCACCATGGCGATTCTGGCCTTCTGA
- a CDS encoding sulfite exporter TauE/SafE family protein encodes MEFVYIAVLAFLAETLDASMGMGYGTILSPLLISFGFHPIAAIPALLLSQAFGGFAASVFHHEEGNVTFTRTSRDSKVVFMITVLGLVAVVFGALVAVGLPKLYLKVYIGVLVLVMGVILLSRFSFRFSWRKMVGVGVISSFNKGISGGGFGPVVTSGQIIAGNDHKSAIGCTTAAEAPICIAGFVAFCLAGQAAGIPAEAIWSFTVAGISMVIPKMVLPLTLGAIVAAPFGAKITKRVANEKLRPIIGVLVTVLGVWALYQAQAWKIFGI; translated from the coding sequence ATGGAATTTGTCTATATCGCGGTTCTGGCGTTTCTGGCGGAGACGCTGGACGCCTCGATGGGGATGGGGTACGGGACCATCCTTTCCCCCCTGCTGATCAGTTTCGGGTTCCACCCCATCGCCGCCATCCCCGCCCTGCTCCTCTCGCAGGCCTTCGGCGGCTTCGCCGCTTCGGTCTTCCACCACGAGGAGGGCAACGTCACCTTCACCCGGACGTCCCGGGATTCCAAGGTCGTTTTCATGATCACCGTCCTGGGGTTGGTGGCGGTCGTTTTCGGCGCTCTGGTCGCGGTGGGCCTGCCCAAGCTCTATCTCAAGGTCTATATCGGCGTTCTGGTCCTGGTCATGGGCGTGATTCTCCTCTCCCGGTTCAGTTTCCGCTTTTCCTGGCGGAAGATGGTGGGAGTGGGAGTGATCAGTTCCTTCAACAAGGGGATCTCCGGGGGAGGTTTCGGACCGGTGGTGACCTCGGGGCAGATCATCGCCGGCAACGACCATAAGAGCGCCATCGGCTGCACCACCGCCGCCGAGGCCCCCATCTGTATCGCCGGTTTCGTCGCCTTCTGCCTGGCCGGCCAGGCCGCCGGCATTCCCGCCGAAGCCATCTGGTCCTTCACCGTAGCCGGCATCTCCATGGTCATTCCCAAGATGGTCCTTCCCCTCACCCTGGGGGCGATCGTGGCGGCCCCGTTCGGGGCCAAGATCACCAAGCGGGTCGCCAACGAGAAGCTCCGGCCCATCATCGGAGTGCTCGTCACCGTCCTGGGCGTCTGGGCCCTCTACCAGGCCCAGGCCTGGAAGATCTTCGGAATCTGA